From the genome of Primulina eburnea isolate SZY01 chromosome 12, ASM2296580v1, whole genome shotgun sequence, one region includes:
- the LOC140808131 gene encoding uncharacterized protein isoform X4 yields the protein MPVWLILWRKQVLLIYQLQEQKYGWKAIRRKMDNLVVKLLEKKCLVFGKEIRGRVYGMGFGVAPSKVGASLQQNETIKQLQSMMHNLQQEVQLMRSIVFQSTRQQNEREHVGSGGNIGIENDIGSGCDINRPKKSCNADNVNQHQVASRSNLKNVSNGDVPDNIKCKLLH from the exons ATGCCTGTTTGGCTCATATTAtg GAGAAAACAAGTTCTGCTGATATACCAATTACAAGAACAAAAGTATGGGTGGAAGGCGATAAGAAGAAAAATGGACAACCTAGTGGTGAAGCTGTTGGAGAAAAAATG CCTTGTATTTGGGAAGGAAATTCGAGGTAGAGTGTATGGAATGGGCTTTGGAGTTGCACCTTCAAAAGTTGGAGCATCTTTGCAACAAAATGAGACTATCAAACAACTTCAAAGTATGATGCACAACCTTCAACAAGAAGTGCAACTAATGAGGTCCATTGTTTTCCAAAGTACTAGGCAACAAAATGAGCGAGAACAT GTTGGTAGTGGTGGCAATATTGGGATTGAGAATGATATTGGTAGCGGCTGTGATATCAATCGTCCCAAAAAAAGTTGTAATGCTGATAATGTGAACCAACATCAAGTTGCATCTCGG TCAAATTTAAAGAATGTGAGTAATGGAGATGTCCCTGACAATATTAAATGTAAGTTGCTTCATTAG
- the LOC140808131 gene encoding uncharacterized protein isoform X2 — protein sequence MEKTSSADIPITRTKVWVEGDKKKNGQPSGEAVGEKMKEIEECEPESQNTTNTAEDAISLVFGKEIRGRVYGMGFGVAPSKVGASLQQNETIKQLQSMMHNLQQEVQLMRSIVFQSTRQQNEREHVGSGGNIGIENDIGSGCDINRPKKSCNADNVNQHQVASRSNLKNVSNGDVPDNIKCKLLH from the exons Atg GAGAAAACAAGTTCTGCTGATATACCAATTACAAGAACAAAAGTATGGGTGGAAGGCGATAAGAAGAAAAATGGACAACCTAGTGGTGAAGCTGTTGGAGAAAAAATG AAAGAAATAGAAGAATGTGAACCTGAATCTCAAAACACTACTAACACTGCGGAGGATGCAATTAGCCTTGTATTTGGGAAGGAAATTCGAGGTAGAGTGTATGGAATGGGCTTTGGAGTTGCACCTTCAAAAGTTGGAGCATCTTTGCAACAAAATGAGACTATCAAACAACTTCAAAGTATGATGCACAACCTTCAACAAGAAGTGCAACTAATGAGGTCCATTGTTTTCCAAAGTACTAGGCAACAAAATGAGCGAGAACAT GTTGGTAGTGGTGGCAATATTGGGATTGAGAATGATATTGGTAGCGGCTGTGATATCAATCGTCCCAAAAAAAGTTGTAATGCTGATAATGTGAACCAACATCAAGTTGCATCTCGG TCAAATTTAAAGAATGTGAGTAATGGAGATGTCCCTGACAATATTAAATGTAAGTTGCTTCATTAG
- the LOC140808131 gene encoding uncharacterized protein isoform X1, whose amino-acid sequence MTHFFIIMFLMNFSYISICLILKEKTSSADIPITRTKVWVEGDKKKNGQPSGEAVGEKMKEIEECEPESQNTTNTAEDAISLVFGKEIRGRVYGMGFGVAPSKVGASLQQNETIKQLQSMMHNLQQEVQLMRSIVFQSTRQQNEREHVGSGGNIGIENDIGSGCDINRPKKSCNADNVNQHQVASRSNLKNVSNGDVPDNIKCKLLH is encoded by the exons atgacacatttttttataattatgttCCTAATGAATTTTTCATATATTTCTATATGCCTCATACTCAAGGAGAAAACAAGTTCTGCTGATATACCAATTACAAGAACAAAAGTATGGGTGGAAGGCGATAAGAAGAAAAATGGACAACCTAGTGGTGAAGCTGTTGGAGAAAAAATG AAAGAAATAGAAGAATGTGAACCTGAATCTCAAAACACTACTAACACTGCGGAGGATGCAATTAGCCTTGTATTTGGGAAGGAAATTCGAGGTAGAGTGTATGGAATGGGCTTTGGAGTTGCACCTTCAAAAGTTGGAGCATCTTTGCAACAAAATGAGACTATCAAACAACTTCAAAGTATGATGCACAACCTTCAACAAGAAGTGCAACTAATGAGGTCCATTGTTTTCCAAAGTACTAGGCAACAAAATGAGCGAGAACAT GTTGGTAGTGGTGGCAATATTGGGATTGAGAATGATATTGGTAGCGGCTGTGATATCAATCGTCCCAAAAAAAGTTGTAATGCTGATAATGTGAACCAACATCAAGTTGCATCTCGG TCAAATTTAAAGAATGTGAGTAATGGAGATGTCCCTGACAATATTAAATGTAAGTTGCTTCATTAG
- the LOC140808131 gene encoding uncharacterized protein isoform X3, translating to MTHFFIIMFLMNFSYISICLILKEKTSSADIPITRTKVWVEGDKKKNGQPSGEAVGEKMKEIEECEPESQNTTNTAEDAISLVFGKEIRGRVYGMGFGVAPSKVGASLQQNETIKQLQSMMHNLQQEVQLMRSIVFQSTRQQNEREHVGSGGNIGIENDIGSGCDINRPKKSFKFKECE from the exons atgacacatttttttataattatgttCCTAATGAATTTTTCATATATTTCTATATGCCTCATACTCAAGGAGAAAACAAGTTCTGCTGATATACCAATTACAAGAACAAAAGTATGGGTGGAAGGCGATAAGAAGAAAAATGGACAACCTAGTGGTGAAGCTGTTGGAGAAAAAATG AAAGAAATAGAAGAATGTGAACCTGAATCTCAAAACACTACTAACACTGCGGAGGATGCAATTAGCCTTGTATTTGGGAAGGAAATTCGAGGTAGAGTGTATGGAATGGGCTTTGGAGTTGCACCTTCAAAAGTTGGAGCATCTTTGCAACAAAATGAGACTATCAAACAACTTCAAAGTATGATGCACAACCTTCAACAAGAAGTGCAACTAATGAGGTCCATTGTTTTCCAAAGTACTAGGCAACAAAATGAGCGAGAACAT GTTGGTAGTGGTGGCAATATTGGGATTGAGAATGATATTGGTAGCGGCTGTGATATCAATCGTCCCAAAAAAAGTT TCAAATTTAAAGAATGTGAGTAA